In a genomic window of Dyadobacter fermentans DSM 18053:
- a CDS encoding ISAon1 family transposase, translated as MDNNPVSCSQLGKYFHLDGKQLQQQYKDHISDYKDWDQREHAADWLLYPENTGPYLSIDETSLSNGELYTIVTNKATKGRKGSLVAMVKGTQASSVIEVLRKIPKRIRGKVREVTLDMAANMGLIVSRCFPKASKVIDRFHVQKLAFDAVQEIRIQHRWRALDQENQAIEEARQSGLAYQPEILSNGDTLKQLLVRSRYLLFKHHEKWTFSQVQRSRLLFERYPLIEQAYKLATGLGTVFRVCKSKEQAFKKLALWYNQVEDCGLDSFKTVARSIQTHYLDILNCFNNRSTNASAESFNAKIKAFRSSSRGVRDIQFFLFRLTKLYA; from the coding sequence ATTGATAATAATCCTGTTAGTTGTTCTCAGTTAGGCAAATACTTTCATCTTGACGGCAAGCAGCTTCAACAGCAGTATAAAGACCATATAAGCGACTACAAAGACTGGGATCAACGCGAGCATGCTGCTGACTGGCTGTTGTACCCTGAGAACACCGGTCCGTATTTAAGCATTGACGAGACCTCTCTTTCCAACGGAGAGCTTTACACTATTGTGACCAATAAAGCAACCAAGGGGCGAAAAGGCTCATTGGTGGCTATGGTCAAAGGCACGCAAGCCAGCTCTGTCATCGAGGTTTTGAGAAAGATTCCCAAGCGCATCCGCGGCAAAGTACGGGAAGTGACGCTGGACATGGCCGCCAACATGGGGTTGATAGTCAGTCGATGCTTTCCGAAGGCGTCAAAGGTTATTGATCGTTTCCATGTCCAGAAACTAGCCTTTGATGCAGTACAAGAAATTAGGATACAACATCGGTGGCGGGCTTTGGATCAAGAAAATCAAGCTATTGAAGAGGCCAGACAATCCGGTTTGGCATATCAGCCCGAGATTCTTTCTAATGGCGATACTCTTAAACAGCTGCTAGTCAGGAGCAGGTACTTGCTTTTCAAGCATCATGAAAAATGGACCTTCTCACAGGTCCAGCGTTCCCGGCTACTTTTTGAACGTTACCCACTTATCGAGCAGGCTTACAAGCTCGCAACAGGCTTAGGAACCGTTTTTCGGGTTTGCAAGTCCAAAGAGCAGGCATTTAAAAAGCTGGCGCTCTGGTACAATCAGGTAGAAGATTGCGGCCTGGATTCTTTCAAAACTGTGGCCAGGTCCATTCAAACGCATTATCTGGACATCCTAAACTGCTTCAATAACAGGAGCACCAACGCTTCAGCTGAATCATTCAATGCGAAGATCAAGGCTTTTAGGTCATCTTCCAGAGGCGTGAGGGATATTCAATTCTTCCTATTCAGGCTTACCAAACTCTATGCTTAA
- a CDS encoding ISAon1 family transposase N-terminal region protein, whose protein sequence is MESFLPIIPFLLPEFILENFELTSIDRQDGVFHVHIDEKNADENDPERKNLLSKGFFPTITVQDFPIRGHKVFLHIKRRRWLNTKTGKVVYRDWTEVGNGTRMTSEFANFLKDISRYQPE, encoded by the coding sequence TTGGAGAGTTTCCTGCCTATTATTCCGTTTCTACTACCAGAGTTCATCCTCGAAAATTTTGAATTAACCTCCATCGACCGGCAGGACGGTGTATTTCATGTGCATATCGACGAGAAGAATGCAGATGAGAATGACCCGGAAAGGAAGAACCTGCTCTCCAAGGGCTTTTTTCCGACAATTACTGTTCAGGATTTCCCAATTCGGGGCCATAAGGTCTTTCTTCACATCAAGCGTCGCAGGTGGCTCAATACCAAAACAGGAAAAGTAGTTTACAGAGACTGGACTGAGGTAGGTAATGGAACGCGAATGACGAGTGAATTCGCGAATTTTTTAAAAGATATCAGTCGATACCAGCCCGAATAG
- a CDS encoding Gfo/Idh/MocA family protein, translated as MKKQINVGIVGYKFMGRAHSNAWIKAPLFFDTPSTPVLKAACGRHQESLSEFAQNWGWEETEPDWQKLVTRPDIDIIDIALPQNLHYEVALAAAKAGKHIFCEKPLSMTSEQAAEMLKVCQETGVKHYLNHNYRRVPAVALAKKMIEEGKIGRIFHWRCAYQQDWIVDPSFPLTWQLKKETAQAGPQWDLNSHAVDLAHFLIGDVTSVSALTTNFIKERPIADETATGSLSGASKGDEMGEVTVEDAALMMVRFENGAIGSFEATRFATGRKNRLTFEIYGSKGSLVFDLERMNELQYYSNEDTKGEHGFRTILATESIHPYAGNWWPAGHIIGYEHAFVHAVVDFLNAIENDTDIKPDFADGLKIIQVLEAGLRSAELGGEVRL; from the coding sequence ATGAAAAAACAGATCAATGTTGGCATAGTCGGTTACAAATTCATGGGTCGCGCGCACAGTAATGCGTGGATCAAGGCGCCGTTGTTTTTCGATACGCCTTCAACGCCGGTCCTCAAAGCAGCCTGCGGCCGCCATCAGGAATCCCTCTCGGAGTTTGCCCAAAACTGGGGCTGGGAAGAAACCGAACCTGATTGGCAAAAACTCGTGACCCGGCCCGACATCGATATCATCGACATCGCATTGCCTCAGAACCTTCATTACGAAGTTGCCCTGGCCGCGGCGAAAGCAGGCAAGCATATTTTCTGCGAAAAACCACTTTCCATGACCAGCGAGCAGGCCGCCGAAATGCTGAAAGTGTGCCAGGAAACGGGCGTGAAGCACTATCTCAACCATAACTACCGCCGCGTCCCGGCTGTCGCGCTTGCCAAAAAGATGATCGAAGAGGGCAAAATCGGCCGGATTTTCCACTGGCGCTGTGCCTATCAGCAGGATTGGATCGTTGACCCGTCATTTCCGCTCACCTGGCAATTGAAAAAGGAAACTGCGCAGGCCGGGCCGCAATGGGACCTCAACTCGCACGCGGTCGACCTGGCCCATTTTCTTATCGGCGACGTTACGTCCGTGTCCGCACTCACCACGAATTTCATCAAAGAGCGCCCCATCGCCGATGAAACCGCCACCGGCAGCCTCTCCGGCGCATCCAAGGGCGACGAAATGGGTGAAGTAACCGTCGAAGACGCGGCATTAATGATGGTAAGGTTCGAAAACGGCGCTATCGGCTCGTTCGAAGCGACGCGCTTTGCGACAGGCCGCAAAAATCGCCTCACATTCGAAATCTACGGCAGCAAGGGTAGTCTCGTTTTCGACCTCGAACGAATGAACGAGCTGCAATACTATTCCAACGAAGACACCAAAGGCGAACACGGCTTCCGGACGATCCTCGCGACGGAATCCATTCACCCGTACGCCGGCAACTGGTGGCCCGCCGGGCACATAATCGGCTACGAACACGCGTTCGTACACGCAGTGGTTGACTTTCTGAATGCCATTGAAAACGATACGGACATCAAACCGGACTTTGCGGATGGATTAAAGATTATTCAGGTGCTGGAAGCGGGGCTGCGCTCGGCGGAGCTTGGTGGCGAGGTGCGGTTGTAG
- a CDS encoding transposase: MLRHYRDFQSGFKDWNQRKHAKKWLLFPQNLGSRLSIDQTSLSHGELYTILTNKAAKGGKGSIVAIVAGTKAETVIEIIRKIPESLRKKVSEITLDMAGSMTVRRRGNDR, translated from the coding sequence TTGCTACGCCATTACCGTGATTTTCAGAGTGGATTTAAAGATTGGAACCAACGGAAGCATGCCAAGAAGTGGCTGCTATTTCCTCAAAATCTGGGATCTCGCCTATCAATCGACCAGACTAGTCTTTCGCATGGTGAATTGTACACAATCCTTACCAATAAAGCTGCAAAAGGCGGGAAAGGAAGTATAGTTGCCATTGTTGCTGGTACAAAGGCTGAAACGGTTATTGAGATTATCCGTAAAATCCCGGAATCTCTGCGGAAGAAAGTGTCTGAAATTACGCTTGACATGGCTGGCAGCATGACGGTCCGCCGCCGCGGCAATGATCGCTAA
- a CDS encoding ISAon1 family transposase, with protein MIAKRCFPRALRVTDRFHVQRLAIEALQEIRIKHRWEALDLENDAIERAKANQVEYQPEVLPNGDTLKQLLARGRYALYKKPNTWTDNQKERAQLLFELFPDLKKAYDLAQELSNIFTNTTEKIYGLTRLAKWHEKVRQSGFKSFNTVARSIENHYKTIVNYFDNRSTNASAESFNAKIKAFRAQFRGVRNIEFFLYRLTQLYA; from the coding sequence ATGATCGCTAAGCGATGTTTTCCGCGCGCATTACGGGTCACCGACCGTTTTCACGTGCAAAGGTTAGCTATTGAAGCCTTGCAAGAAATCCGCATCAAACATCGCTGGGAAGCATTAGATCTGGAAAACGATGCCATTGAGCGGGCAAAGGCTAATCAGGTCGAATATCAGCCAGAAGTGTTACCTAATGGTGATACCTTGAAGCAATTATTGGCGCGTGGCAGATATGCGTTGTATAAAAAGCCTAATACGTGGACTGACAATCAAAAAGAGAGGGCTCAACTGCTTTTTGAACTCTTTCCAGACCTTAAAAAAGCATATGATCTGGCTCAGGAGCTAAGCAACATTTTCACCAACACAACCGAAAAGATTTACGGATTAACCAGACTAGCGAAGTGGCATGAAAAAGTCAGGCAGTCAGGCTTCAAATCCTTCAACACCGTCGCCAGATCTATAGAGAATCACTACAAGACCATTGTCAATTATTTTGATAACCGGAGCACCAACGCATCTGCTGAGTCTTTTAATGCTAAGATCAAAGCGTTCAGGGCTCAGTTCCGAGGTGTCAGAAATATCGAATTCTTCTTATATCGCCTCACTCAGCTATATGCTTAA
- a CDS encoding ISAon1 family transposase N-terminal region protein, with protein MQESYLALVRFLLPEGILDYFELSKIVEGLTGLHIYLEEKNLPPSEYKDQKLESKGFLPEIYIQDFPIRNQKVTLCIKRRRWEVKDTGEIISRDWNVVQQGTRMTKEFADFLKTMY; from the coding sequence TTGCAAGAGTCTTATTTAGCCCTAGTCCGCTTCCTGTTACCTGAGGGTATCCTCGATTATTTCGAACTTTCCAAAATCGTTGAAGGCCTCACTGGTCTGCATATCTACCTGGAAGAAAAGAATCTTCCTCCTTCCGAGTACAAAGATCAAAAATTAGAGTCGAAGGGCTTCCTGCCCGAGATTTACATCCAAGATTTTCCCATTCGCAATCAGAAGGTTACACTTTGCATTAAGCGTCGGCGCTGGGAAGTCAAGGATACGGGTGAGATTATCAGCAGAGATTGGAATGTTGTGCAACAGGGGACTCGGATGACCAAAGAGTTCGCTGACTTTTTAAAAACAATGTATTGA
- a CDS encoding bi-domain-containing oxidoreductase yields the protein MKQLVQNLRTGETFVLKVPVPLARKGYVLIRSRKSLISAGTERMLVRFAKAGFLAKARQQPDKLRLVLDKIRTDGFLKTTRSVLRRLDQLLPLGYCNVGEIVAIGDGVEGFTIGDRVVSNGPHAEMVCVPVNLVAKVPANVPDDEAAFAVLGAVGLHAVRLLAPALGERVAVIGLGLVGLMVVDLLLAQGCQPIGLEPDEARMRIADKKGIPVLNPLKTAPAAILERYGEMDAVIITASGKSPGIISMASAICRKRGKIVLTGDVPLHLNRSDFYQKELTFQVSCAYGPGRYDHAYEELGLDYPLPYVRWTENRNFQEVLRLLASGALRVIPLISGHITLEDYSKIHTNKAKPLGIVIDYDGKCKSDEPLIVERVKTFGRAKVVAAVIGAGNFAGMTLLPSLRGKPVKYIASSGGLRAAELAQKHGIPLVLSDYRQILEDNEVNLVIIATRHDQHVPIVIDALQAGKHVFVEKPLAIDAQGIDAVQSAFKQAPAPVSLTVGFNRRYAPQILKMCELLDGAPMNITITVNAGNISENAWVHDGTRGGGRLVGEACHFIDLVTWLAQSPVKEVCANALTVRGCMSAENVSVLMRLENGSAGVVNYFSNGHGGYPKERVEVHSLGRTLVLDNFRKLTGYGFRDFNEEKLQPNKGHQEQFDRLFEHISTGKGPLMRAEEIWNSSRAALAARDSLWMGGWVKVV from the coding sequence ATGAAACAACTTGTCCAGAATCTCCGGACGGGAGAGACATTCGTATTGAAAGTGCCCGTACCGCTCGCCAGAAAGGGCTATGTGCTCATCCGAAGCCGGAAAAGCCTCATTTCTGCCGGCACGGAACGAATGCTGGTCCGGTTTGCCAAAGCCGGTTTTTTAGCCAAAGCCCGCCAGCAGCCCGATAAGCTGCGCCTCGTTCTCGACAAAATCAGGACCGATGGCTTTTTGAAAACGACACGCTCAGTGCTCCGCAGGCTGGATCAGCTCCTGCCGTTAGGTTATTGTAATGTGGGCGAAATAGTGGCGATAGGCGACGGCGTGGAGGGCTTTACCATTGGTGACCGGGTGGTGAGCAATGGTCCGCACGCGGAAATGGTGTGTGTGCCGGTAAACCTGGTTGCAAAAGTACCAGCCAATGTGCCCGACGACGAGGCCGCATTCGCGGTGCTGGGTGCTGTGGGGCTGCATGCCGTACGTTTGCTCGCGCCGGCGCTGGGCGAGCGCGTGGCGGTAATCGGACTGGGGCTGGTCGGTTTGATGGTGGTGGACCTGCTGCTCGCGCAGGGATGCCAGCCCATTGGCCTGGAACCGGATGAGGCACGGATGCGAATCGCGGACAAGAAAGGAATCCCGGTGCTCAATCCGCTCAAAACGGCCCCGGCAGCCATTCTGGAACGATATGGCGAAATGGACGCGGTGATCATCACAGCCTCGGGGAAGTCGCCGGGAATTATTTCAATGGCCTCTGCGATCTGTCGGAAAAGAGGCAAAATCGTGCTTACAGGCGATGTCCCGCTGCATCTGAACCGCTCCGATTTTTATCAAAAAGAACTTACATTCCAGGTTTCCTGCGCCTACGGGCCCGGGCGCTACGACCACGCGTACGAGGAATTGGGGCTTGACTATCCCTTACCGTACGTCCGCTGGACAGAAAATCGCAATTTCCAGGAAGTGCTGCGACTGCTCGCGAGTGGAGCCCTTCGCGTAATACCGCTGATTTCGGGTCACATTACATTGGAGGACTATTCTAAAATTCACACGAATAAGGCAAAACCGCTGGGAATAGTGATTGACTACGACGGTAAATGCAAGTCCGATGAACCTTTGATCGTTGAGCGGGTAAAGACATTCGGTAGGGCAAAAGTGGTGGCTGCGGTCATCGGGGCGGGAAATTTTGCCGGTATGACGCTGTTACCCTCTCTTCGTGGAAAGCCGGTTAAATACATCGCGAGTTCAGGCGGGTTAAGGGCCGCTGAACTAGCCCAAAAGCACGGCATTCCGCTAGTACTTTCAGATTACCGGCAGATTTTGGAGGACAACGAGGTCAATCTGGTGATCATCGCGACGCGCCACGACCAGCACGTGCCCATTGTGATTGATGCATTGCAGGCCGGGAAGCATGTTTTTGTTGAAAAGCCGCTGGCGATCGATGCGCAGGGTATTGATGCCGTGCAATCAGCCTTCAAGCAAGCGCCCGCACCCGTTTCACTCACCGTTGGCTTCAACAGAAGATACGCGCCGCAGATTTTGAAAATGTGCGAATTGCTGGATGGCGCACCGATGAACATCACAATCACCGTGAATGCGGGTAACATCTCGGAAAATGCGTGGGTGCACGACGGCACGCGGGGCGGCGGTCGGTTGGTTGGCGAAGCATGTCATTTTATTGATTTGGTGACATGGCTGGCGCAGAGCCCCGTAAAGGAAGTTTGTGCCAATGCCCTCACTGTTCGCGGTTGTATGAGTGCTGAAAATGTAAGTGTGCTGATGCGTCTCGAAAATGGCTCTGCCGGAGTCGTTAACTATTTTTCAAACGGTCATGGTGGTTATCCAAAGGAGCGCGTGGAGGTACATTCGCTCGGGCGAACATTGGTTCTGGACAATTTCAGAAAGCTTACCGGCTATGGTTTTCGGGATTTCAACGAGGAAAAGCTGCAACCGAATAAAGGACATCAAGAGCAATTCGATAGGTTGTTTGAACACATTTCCACCGGAAAAGGACCGCTTATGCGGGCAGAAGAGATCTGGAATTCGAGCCGGGCCGCATTGGCGGCGCGGGATAGCCTGTGGATGGGCGGTTGGGTGAAAGTAGTATGA
- a CDS encoding alginate lyase family protein, whose translation MLRDLSLLWHIVRQMGWGYVLFRAGYWLEGKTGLLRLRFPKRSTRRSFISLREWRDRNPAFLFDPHEVNVSRNAGLHELKWRVSQIRRRRFQYFSSQWFDVHDWHTNPLTGYRYNVNEHWSLVDDFSVTAGDIKYVWEKSRFTFLYDLIRYDYHFNEDQSAEAFTLISDWIAQNPVNRGPNWKCSQEIALRVLNWTFALHYFRGSHALNQSLLDQILCSIYDQIRHVAQNIRFSRTAVRNNHILTEAMGLFTTGLTFPFFPESPEWEKAGKELFEREIITQIAPDGTYLQFSMNYHRVVVQLLTWGIRLGEVHGDCLCETVYAQAKASLVFLRTCQDDSNGQLPHYGHCDGALFFPLSECEFRDFRPQMAALANVQGVDLGYQTGKWLEESHWLCGHRRPIAAQINPRCLSTFRDGGYHVIRNAGTITFLRCGSYKSRPFQADNNHLDIWINGRNILRDAGTWLYNADEESTRYFSGTRSHNTVTIGDFDQMQKDRRFIWTHWITSANGQCGRGNDECWIEAEFEGFRHVGKDIVHKRRVIKQVGRLHWVIEDWVANVPTGLQVRQRWHPDEHFSRDFCIRTFDEHGHEILPVVDSGWYSAFYGHKIQSNMLVFETSGNYFKTIIEKI comes from the coding sequence ATGCTCCGGGACTTGTCGCTGCTTTGGCATATTGTTCGCCAAATGGGCTGGGGATATGTACTTTTTCGCGCTGGTTATTGGCTAGAAGGCAAAACCGGCTTGCTCCGACTTCGTTTTCCCAAACGATCAACCAGGCGATCGTTCATTAGCCTCCGGGAATGGCGAGATCGCAACCCTGCATTTCTCTTCGATCCTCATGAGGTGAATGTGAGCAGGAATGCGGGGCTTCACGAGTTGAAGTGGCGGGTTAGCCAAATCAGGCGCCGGAGGTTTCAGTATTTCAGCAGTCAATGGTTTGATGTTCACGATTGGCATACTAATCCGCTGACAGGCTATCGGTACAATGTGAATGAGCATTGGTCGCTAGTGGATGACTTTTCGGTAACGGCGGGAGATATCAAATATGTCTGGGAAAAATCGAGGTTTACATTTCTGTATGACCTCATTCGATATGACTATCATTTCAATGAGGATCAATCTGCGGAGGCTTTCACACTGATTTCCGATTGGATCGCTCAAAATCCCGTCAATCGCGGCCCGAACTGGAAATGCAGCCAGGAAATCGCCCTGCGTGTGTTAAACTGGACTTTTGCATTGCATTACTTTCGAGGCTCGCACGCATTGAACCAAAGTCTACTCGATCAAATACTGTGCAGCATTTACGACCAAATCCGGCATGTTGCCCAAAACATCCGTTTTTCCAGGACTGCCGTCCGCAACAACCATATCCTTACCGAAGCAATGGGCCTTTTTACAACCGGGTTAACATTCCCGTTTTTCCCCGAAAGTCCGGAATGGGAAAAGGCAGGCAAGGAGTTATTTGAAAGAGAAATCATCACGCAAATCGCGCCGGATGGAACGTATCTGCAATTTTCCATGAACTATCACCGGGTGGTAGTGCAACTGCTCACCTGGGGAATCCGGCTGGGCGAGGTGCATGGCGATTGTCTCTGCGAAACCGTTTATGCACAGGCGAAGGCTTCGCTGGTGTTTCTGAGAACCTGCCAGGATGATAGCAATGGTCAACTTCCTCACTACGGGCATTGCGACGGCGCCCTGTTTTTTCCGCTATCGGAGTGTGAGTTCAGGGATTTTCGCCCTCAAATGGCTGCTTTGGCAAATGTGCAGGGTGTTGATTTGGGTTATCAGACGGGAAAATGGTTGGAGGAAAGCCATTGGTTGTGTGGACATCGCCGACCGATAGCGGCACAAATCAATCCCCGCTGCTTGTCAACTTTCCGGGATGGGGGCTACCATGTTATCCGAAATGCCGGCACAATTACATTCCTGCGCTGCGGAAGTTACAAGAGCCGGCCATTTCAGGCAGATAACAATCATCTCGATATCTGGATAAATGGTCGAAATATCCTGCGCGACGCCGGAACGTGGCTTTACAATGCCGATGAGGAATCGACGCGGTATTTTTCCGGCACCCGCTCGCATAACACGGTTACGATCGGTGATTTCGACCAAATGCAGAAAGACCGGCGTTTCATTTGGACGCACTGGATCACCAGCGCCAATGGCCAATGCGGCCGCGGCAACGATGAATGCTGGATTGAAGCCGAGTTCGAGGGGTTTCGCCATGTAGGCAAGGATATCGTCCACAAGCGGCGTGTCATAAAGCAGGTTGGCCGGCTCCACTGGGTAATCGAGGACTGGGTAGCGAACGTGCCGACCGGCTTGCAAGTCCGGCAGCGATGGCATCCCGATGAACATTTCAGCCGCGATTTCTGCATCCGGACGTTCGACGAGCACGGACATGAAATTCTTCCTGTCGTCGACTCGGGCTGGTATTCAGCTTTTTATGGTCATAAAATCCAAAGTAATATGCTGGTTTTCGAAACTTCCGGGAATTATTTCAAAACCATCATCGAAAAAATATAA
- a CDS encoding TlpA family protein disulfide reductase encodes MENKRFDPDFFRIIELLLMIGLLSACGETSEIVVRGDLRGADTFLEGKRIFLENAETRYFVDTTVVRDGQFEFQIDTQKDFIPFRAAIYFETGNPEWPRQLIGYRNPYFMKTGEVNFYAERGLMELQLDTIRVFTPKNTEVMFNIKDVNRQTSTLFHHFSLKTGAQNVAANRAYNRSLVERHPYSLDLLRNLNFRKAALQPDEAKELLALFDPQLHTNPVYITLQNYAMLENKTGKDFPATVALKTADDRLYDEALLDPTKHNLIVFWASWCGPCRMEIPQIKKLYERSNAKLNIVSISVDKDQGAWKGAMQKEQMPWKQFLLPAGETYAMLDKKYNLETIPVWMLLDHKGKMIEQHVGYDTGENAMDLKVAKLLK; translated from the coding sequence ATGGAAAACAAACGGTTTGATCCCGACTTTTTTAGGATTATCGAGTTGCTTTTGATGATTGGTCTATTGTCCGCGTGCGGAGAGACGAGTGAAATAGTCGTTCGTGGCGATCTGCGGGGGGCCGATACGTTTCTGGAAGGGAAGCGGATCTTCCTGGAAAATGCAGAAACGCGCTACTTTGTAGATACAACCGTAGTGCGCGATGGACAATTCGAATTCCAAATCGACACGCAAAAGGACTTTATCCCCTTCCGTGCGGCCATCTATTTTGAAACCGGGAATCCCGAATGGCCGCGTCAGTTGATTGGTTATCGAAACCCCTATTTTATGAAGACCGGCGAGGTGAATTTTTATGCGGAAAGAGGTCTGATGGAGCTTCAATTGGATACAATCCGCGTATTTACACCAAAAAATACGGAGGTAATGTTCAACATAAAGGACGTTAATCGGCAAACCAGTACGCTCTTTCACCATTTTAGTTTAAAAACCGGCGCCCAAAATGTTGCCGCTAACCGAGCCTACAATCGGTCGTTGGTCGAGAGGCATCCTTATTCGTTGGATCTGCTGCGCAATTTGAATTTCAGGAAGGCGGCGCTCCAACCCGATGAAGCCAAAGAATTGCTCGCACTTTTCGATCCACAGCTGCATACGAACCCAGTTTATATTACCCTGCAAAACTATGCGATGCTCGAAAACAAAACCGGCAAGGATTTTCCCGCGACAGTCGCGTTGAAAACGGCAGACGACCGGCTTTACGACGAAGCGCTGCTAGATCCAACCAAACATAATCTCATTGTTTTCTGGGCAAGCTGGTGCGGGCCTTGCAGGATGGAAATTCCGCAAATCAAAAAGCTTTACGAGCGCAGTAATGCAAAGCTGAATATCGTAAGCATATCTGTCGATAAGGATCAGGGTGCCTGGAAGGGTGCGATGCAGAAGGAGCAAATGCCCTGGAAGCAATTTCTGTTGCCCGCAGGCGAAACTTACGCGATGCTGGACAAAAAGTACAATCTGGAAACCATTCCCGTTTGGATGCTGCTCGATCACAAGGGCAAAATGATCGAGCAGCATGTGGGTTACGACACCGGCGAAAATGCGATGGATTTAAAAGTGGCCAAGCTTTTGAAATGA
- a CDS encoding ankyrin repeat domain-containing protein produces the protein MKTILLLLLAGMFASCNANDQPVTNEMNMRQDNLIELVTKNDLEGMKKALAAGANVNTRDNRGRTLLLLATIDKQTAMATLLAENGADANLQDDIHDSPFLYAGATGQTELVKIFLARGARFDIFNRYNGTALIPACERGHVETVKVLVGTKGFPVNHVNRLGWTALMEAIVLGNGSKKYQEIVQILKDGGADVGIPDHDGVTPLQHARNRGFAEIVKILE, from the coding sequence ATGAAAACGATATTGCTGCTTCTGCTGGCGGGTATGTTTGCATCTTGTAATGCGAATGATCAGCCGGTCACAAACGAGATGAATATGCGACAGGACAACTTAATCGAGCTGGTAACAAAAAACGACCTCGAAGGCATGAAGAAGGCGCTCGCTGCCGGAGCTAATGTAAATACAAGGGACAATCGTGGACGTACGCTCCTGTTGTTGGCGACTATCGACAAACAAACGGCGATGGCCACGCTGCTCGCCGAGAATGGCGCTGATGCCAATTTGCAGGATGATATTCACGACAGCCCGTTCCTTTACGCAGGGGCTACCGGGCAAACGGAGCTGGTGAAAATTTTCCTGGCTCGTGGCGCGCGGTTTGACATTTTCAACCGGTACAATGGAACCGCATTGATCCCCGCATGCGAACGCGGACACGTGGAAACCGTGAAAGTGCTGGTCGGCACGAAAGGCTTCCCGGTTAATCATGTGAATCGGCTCGGCTGGACCGCATTAATGGAAGCGATAGTGTTGGGAAACGGAAGTAAAAAGTATCAGGAAATCGTGCAGATCCTCAAAGATGGGGGTGCCGATGTTGGAATTCCCGACCACGACGGTGTCACACCGTTGCAGCACGCCAGAAATCGCGGTTTTGCTGAGATTGTGAAGATTTTGGAATGA
- the porT gene encoding type IX secretion/gliding motility protein PorT/SprT produces MHITYLRDLFNLRRTQVIIGILALLLAAQEAHSQGIGYRRKHLEYYDDKPIHYGILFAVPFTRFNIKHSNDFVTKDTAFVIESPRNAAFRMGFTINAYLNEHFDLRTTPSVSLYERHVKFRYPNGTDRTEKRESTWIEIPLLLKYKSVRRVNSRMYMVAGVTLGLETNVKRNRGGGVGALDTKSSDFSIDYGIGYEQFFEFFKFAPELRFSHGLTNMLVPGKNSVGNGISRMRTHTVTLYLNFE; encoded by the coding sequence ATGCATATCACTTACCTTCGGGATCTGTTCAATTTACGTCGGACACAAGTAATTATAGGCATTCTGGCGCTGCTGTTGGCGGCTCAGGAGGCGCATTCTCAGGGCATCGGATACCGTCGCAAGCACCTCGAATACTACGACGATAAGCCGATCCATTACGGTATTCTTTTCGCGGTGCCGTTCACCCGCTTCAACATCAAGCACAGCAACGATTTTGTGACGAAGGACACGGCATTCGTGATCGAATCGCCCAGAAACGCGGCATTCCGCATGGGTTTTACGATCAATGCATATTTAAACGAGCATTTTGACCTGCGCACGACGCCGTCCGTTTCACTTTACGAGCGGCATGTGAAGTTCAGATATCCCAACGGCACCGATCGCACCGAAAAGCGGGAGTCGACGTGGATCGAAATCCCGCTCTTGCTAAAATACAAATCCGTCCGAAGGGTCAACTCGCGCATGTACATGGTCGCAGGGGTAACGTTGGGTTTGGAAACGAACGTGAAACGCAACCGTGGAGGGGGTGTGGGCGCACTGGATACTAAGTCAAGCGACTTTTCGATCGACTACGGCATCGGCTACGAGCAATTTTTCGAGTTCTTCAAATTCGCGCCGGAGCTGCGTTTTTCGCACGGATTGACAAACATGCTGGTGCCTGGAAAAAATTCTGTCGGAAATGGCATCAGCCGTATGCGGACGCACACGGTAACGCTGTATTTAAATTTCGAATAG